The proteins below come from a single Sander lucioperca isolate FBNREF2018 chromosome 20, SLUC_FBN_1.2, whole genome shotgun sequence genomic window:
- the mybpc1 gene encoding myosin-binding protein C, slow-type isoform X8, with product MPEPTKKDEMPNGQPEESVAPDSNGALPLPEISLEISPPPEAVAEGKEPIETDVKKPEPTESEPLQGVVAQEPRPAENGSNQPEAGGVGVKYQAESGDSTVKEESPCSPPPTDDDAAATTPSPTPQAEDANSLKKLSIELPNDSVPVPAMGRKDSVWSLGDGQGPEDLDKPIDSPPRSTLLIESPQSASVPVGGDITFVAKVEAKDLLRKPTIKWFKGKWMDLASKTGKHLQLKETFERLTKIHTFEMHIIKAKDNYAGNYRCEVTYKDKFDSCSFDLEVKEVEQGSQNVDIRSAFKRREPKQDDTPEVDVWEILKNARPDQYEKIAFMYGITDLRGLLRRMKKIPKEEKKSEAFAKKLEPAYQVDKGGKIRLVVDLADPTVELKWYKNGQEIRPTPNQRKYIFEHKGTQRIMVINNCSMNDDAAYSVAAGDEKCATELFVKELPVKIVKGIEAVKTTVNERIELECEVSEEGAQVKWMKNGVEVPTGVRSRYRVKCEGTKHFLVIDDASREDTGTYSVMATGGTSEARIQVDLKPLKVHQDLQDTTVMLGQPIKLLCEISPGNVPGRWYRNGQLVQPNDRINIIHRNKVHRLEIASSSLHDAGDYTFVPEGYSQSLSAKLHIIDPPRVHLDSMNFPDNTVTIVAGNKLRLEIPISGEPAPRVVWMKGERVILESGQRVRAETYGDQTSLTIEVTEREDTGNYKIVLQNEAGEATASVKIKVVDIPDPPEAPLVPVVGGDWCSMTWEPPKYDGSSPILGYFVERKKKQSSRWMRLNFDLIKETSFEPKKMIEGVPYEVRIFAVNAIGVSKPSEPSKAFTPLAVTSEPTMLVVDDVTDTTVTVKWRPPETIGAAGLDGYLVEYCIEGTDDWIVSNTEVTEKTRYTITGLTPGCKILVRVKALNAAGASTPRTLQHSILVKEVIEPPKIRVPRHLKQTYTRRVGEAVNLVVPFMGKPRPKVTWLKEGKTIEPTDVSIRNTDCDSIIFIRKAERSHSGKYEMNVQVENHVDTAILDIQIVDLPGPPVCVTIEDVWGGNVALVWTPPKDNGNAPITGYTIQKADKKTMEWFTCIEHYHRTCITITELVVGNEYFFRIFAENMCGLSETATQTKKSALIVKEGNFPHDTAQRQYHAQPHSFTLTPTGLQIKTHDYNDHDFKEAPKFTQPLINTFAIAGYNATLNCSVRANPKAKVIWMKNKIAILDDPRYRMFSNQGVCTLEIRKPSPYDGGMYSCKAINDLGEAQVECKLEVKGGFTFCELMQRGVPLHLIDKYLNETKIVEQEK from the exons ACGATGATGCTGCAGCCACTACCCCATCCCCAACACCCCAAGCAG AGGATGCCAATTCACTCAAGAAACTCTCAATTGAGCTGCCTA ATGATAGCGTCCCTGTGCCAGCCATGGGGAGAAAAGACTCAG TGTGGTCTCTGGGAGACGGCCAGGGCCCAGAAGACCTGGATAAGCCCATTGACAGCCCACCACGGTCCACCCTACTGATAGAGAGCCCCCAAAGTGCCTCTGTCCCTGTGG GTGGAGACATCACCTTTGTTGCCAAGGTGGAGGCCAAAGATCTCCTCCGCAAACCCACCATCAAGTGGTTTAAAGGAAAATGGATGGATCTGGCCAGCAAGACAGGAAAGCACTTACAGCTGAAAGAGACCTTTGAACGATTGACCAAG ATCCACACATTTGAGATGCACATCATCAAGGCCAAAGACAACTATGCTggaaactacaggtgtgaagtCACCTACAAGGACAAGTTTGACAGCTGTTCCTTTGACTTGGAGGTTAAAG AAGTTGAACAAGGCTCACAGAATGTTGATATTCGATCAGCTTTCAAAAGAAG GGAGCCGAAACAGGATGACACTCCAGAGGTGGATGTGTGGGAGATCCTGAAGAACGCCCGTCCAGATCAGTACGAAAAGATTGCCTTCATGTACGGCATCACAGATCTGAGGGGTCTGCTGCGGAGGATGAAGAAGATCCcaaaagaggagaagaaaagcgAAG CTTTTGcaaagaagctggaaccagcatATCAGGTGGATAAAGGTGGAAAGATCCGCTTGGTGGTCGATCTGGCCGACCCCACAGTTGAGCTGAAGTGGTACAAGAACGGACAGGAAATCAGACCCACTCCCAA TCAACGGAA GTATATTTTTGAGCATAAAGGCACACAAAGGATAATGGTCATCAACAACTGCAGCATGAATGATGACGCAGCTTATTCTGTAGCTGCGGGAGACGAGAAATGTGCCACAGAGCTGTTTGTCAAAG AGTTGCCAGTTAAGATAGTTAAAGGTATTGAGGCGGTGAAGACCACGGTGAATGAGAGGATTGAGCTGGAGTGCGAGGTGTCAGAGGAAGGTGCTCAAGTCAAATG GATGAAGAACGGTGTTGAGGTTCCAACAGGAGTGCGCTCCAGATACCGAGTTAAGTGTGAAGGAACAAAACACTTCTTGGTGATTGATGATGCCTCCAGGGAGGACACTGGGACATACTCAGTCATGGCTACCGGTGGCACATCTGAGGCTCGCATACAGGTTGACT TGAAACCGCTAAAGGTGCACCAGGACCTGCAGGATACGACTGTGATGCTGGGTCAACCCATCAAGCTGCTATGTGAGATTTCCCCCGGCAATGTCCCAGGTCGTTGGTACAGGAATGGACAGCTGGTCCAGCCCAATGACCGCATCAACATCATACACAGAAATAA GGTCCATCGTCTTGAAATTGCCAGCAGCTCCCTTCATGATGCAGGAGATTACACTTTTGTACCTGAGGGATATTCACAGAGCCTCTCTGCGAAACTTCACATCATTG ACCCACCAAGGGTGCACTTGGACAGCATGAACTTCCCAGACAACACGGTGACAATTGTGGCAGGAAACAAACTTCGCTTGGAGATCCCCATCAGTGGAGAACCAGCACCCAGGGTGGTGTGGATGAAGGGGGAAAGG GTGATTCTGGAGTCGGGCCAACGTGTCCGAGCTGAAACGTACGGCGACCAGACCAGCCTGACAATTGAGGTCACAGAGCGGGAGGACACGGGCAACTACAAGATAGTCCTGCAGAATGAGGCTGGTGAAGCCACAGCCAGCGTCAAAATCAAGGTTGTAG ACATCCCTGACCCTCCAGAGGCTCCCTTGGTCCCAGTGGTGGGAGGTGATTGGTGCTCCATGACATGGGAACCACCAAAATATGATGGAAGTTCACCAATATTAG GCTACTTCgtcgagagaaaaaagaaacaaagctcCAGATGGATGAGACTGAACTTTGACCTGATCAAAGAAACATCGTTCGAACCCAAGAAGATGATTGAAGGAGTGCCATATGAAGTGCGGATCTTTGCAGTCAATGCCATTGGTGTGTCCAAGCCCAGTGAACCATCCAAAGCCTTTACTCCCCTTG CTGTGACCAGTGAGCCCACCATGCTGGTCGTGGACGATGTGACAGACACCACAGTGACTGTGAAGTGGCGTCCTCCTGAAACCATCGGAGCTGCCGGTCTGGACGGATACTTAGTGGAGTACTGCATAGAAGGAA CTGATGATTGGATAGTATCCAACACGGAAGTAACAGAGAAGACCAGGTACACCATCACTGGGCTGACTCCAGGGTGTAAAATCTTAGTTCGAGTCAAAGCCCTAAATGCTGCCGGAGCCAGCACTCCACGGACCCTTCAGCACTCTATCCTGGTCAAAGAGGTTATTG AACCACCCAAGATCCGCGTCCCCCGACACTTGAAGCAGACATACACTCGCAGAGTTGGAGAAGCAGTCAACCTTGTAGTGCCATTTATG GGCAAACCCAGGCCAAAGGTCACCTGGCTGAAAGAGGGCAAGACCATAGAGCCTACCGACGTCAGCATCCGCAACACAGATTGTGACAGCATCATCTTTATCCGTAAAGCAGAACGCAGCCACTCTGGAAAGTACGAGATGAATGTGCAGGTTGAAAACCATGTGGACACTGCCATTCTTGACATACAAATCGTGG ACCTACCTGGGcctcctgtgtgtgtgacgATTGAAGATGTTTGGGGAGGAAATGTGGCTCTGGTCTGGACTCCTCCAAAAGACAACGGCAACGCTCCCATAACAGGCTATACCATTCAAAAAGCAGACAAGAAGACAATG GAATGGTTCACATGCATTGAGCACTACCATCGCACCTGCATCACAATCACAGAGCTGGTGGTAGGGAACGAGTACTTCTTCAGGATCTTCGCGGAGAACATGTGTGGCCTCAGCGAAACTGCCACCCAAACCAAAAAAAGCGCCCTCATCGTCAAAGAAG GGAATTTCCCACATGATACCGCTCAGCGCCAGTATCATGCACAACCCCATTCCTTTACCCTTACCCCAACAGGCTTGCAGATAAAAACGCACGATTACAATGACCACGACTTCAAGGAGGCGCCAAAGTTCACGCAGCCGCTGATCAACACTTTTGCCATCGCCGGCTACAACGCTACTCTCAACTGTAGTGTCCGTGCCAACCCAAAG GCCAAAGTGATCTGGATGAAGAATAAGATCGCCATCCTCGACGACCCGCGCTACCGCATGTTTAGTAACCAGGGAGTATGTACTCTGGAGATCAGGAAGCCCAGCCCCTATGATGGCGGCATGTACTCCTGCAAGGCCATCAACGACCTGGGAGAGGCCCAAGTGGAATGCAAGctggaggtcaaag gAGGCTTCACCTTCTGTGAACTCATGCAACGAGGAGTGCCACTACACCTGATTGACAAGTACTTGAACGAGACGAAGATTGTCGAGCAGGAGAAGTAA
- the mybpc1 gene encoding myosin-binding protein C, slow-type isoform X7, producing MPEPTKKDEMPNGQPEESVAPDSNGALPLPEISLEISPPPEAVAEGKEPIETDVKKPEPTESEPLQGVVAQEPRPAENGSNQPEAGGVGVKYQAESGDSTVKEESPCSPPPTEDANSLKKLSIELPNDSVPVPAMGRKDSVWSLGDGQGPEDLDKPIDSPPRSTLLIESPQSASVPVGGDITFVAKVEAKDLLRKPTIKWFKGKWMDLASKTGKHLQLKETFERLTKIHTFEMHIIKAKDNYAGNYRCEVTYKDKFDSCSFDLEVKEVEQGSQNVDIRSAFKRSSEGQDDAGELDFSGLLKHRNQREPKQDDTPEVDVWEILKNARPDQYEKIAFMYGITDLRGLLRRMKKIPKEEKKSEAFAKKLEPAYQVDKGGKIRLVVDLADPTVELKWYKNGQEIRPTPNQRKYIFEHKGTQRIMVINNCSMNDDAAYSVAAGDEKCATELFVKELPVKIVKGIEAVKTTVNERIELECEVSEEGAQVKWMKNGVEVPTGVRSRYRVKCEGTKHFLVIDDASREDTGTYSVMATGGTSEARIQVDLKPLKVHQDLQDTTVMLGQPIKLLCEISPGNVPGRWYRNGQLVQPNDRINIIHRNKVHRLEIASSSLHDAGDYTFVPEGYSQSLSAKLHIIDPPRVHLDSMNFPDNTVTIVAGNKLRLEIPISGEPAPRVVWMKGERVILESGQRVRAETYGDQTSLTIEVTEREDTGNYKIVLQNEAGEATASVKIKVVDIPDPPEAPLVPVVGGDWCSMTWEPPKYDGSSPILGYFVERKKKQSSRWMRLNFDLIKETSFEPKKMIEGVPYEVRIFAVNAIGVSKPSEPSKAFTPLAVTSEPTMLVVDDVTDTTVTVKWRPPETIGAAGLDGYLVEYCIEGTDDWIVSNTEVTEKTRYTITGLTPGCKILVRVKALNAAGASTPRTLQHSILVKEVIEPPKIRVPRHLKQTYTRRVGEAVNLVVPFMGKPRPKVTWLKEGKTIEPTDVSIRNTDCDSIIFIRKAERSHSGKYEMNVQVENHVDTAILDIQIVDLPGPPVCVTIEDVWGGNVALVWTPPKDNGNAPITGYTIQKADKKTMEWFTCIEHYHRTCITITELVVGNEYFFRIFAENMCGLSETATQTKKSALIVKEGNFPHDTAQRQYHAQPHSFTLTPTGLQIKTHDYNDHDFKEAPKFTQPLINTFAIAGYNATLNCSVRANPKAKVIWMKNKIAILDDPRYRMFSNQGVCTLEIRKPSPYDGGMYSCKAINDLGEAQVECKLEVKGGFTFCELMQRGVPLHLIDKYLNETKIVEQEK from the exons AGGATGCCAATTCACTCAAGAAACTCTCAATTGAGCTGCCTA ATGATAGCGTCCCTGTGCCAGCCATGGGGAGAAAAGACTCAG TGTGGTCTCTGGGAGACGGCCAGGGCCCAGAAGACCTGGATAAGCCCATTGACAGCCCACCACGGTCCACCCTACTGATAGAGAGCCCCCAAAGTGCCTCTGTCCCTGTGG GTGGAGACATCACCTTTGTTGCCAAGGTGGAGGCCAAAGATCTCCTCCGCAAACCCACCATCAAGTGGTTTAAAGGAAAATGGATGGATCTGGCCAGCAAGACAGGAAAGCACTTACAGCTGAAAGAGACCTTTGAACGATTGACCAAG ATCCACACATTTGAGATGCACATCATCAAGGCCAAAGACAACTATGCTggaaactacaggtgtgaagtCACCTACAAGGACAAGTTTGACAGCTGTTCCTTTGACTTGGAGGTTAAAG AAGTTGAACAAGGCTCACAGAATGTTGATATTCGATCAGCTTTCAAAAGAAG CAGTGAAGGACAAGACGATGCAGGGGAGCTTGACTTTAGTGGTCTCCTTAAACATAG AAATCAAAG GGAGCCGAAACAGGATGACACTCCAGAGGTGGATGTGTGGGAGATCCTGAAGAACGCCCGTCCAGATCAGTACGAAAAGATTGCCTTCATGTACGGCATCACAGATCTGAGGGGTCTGCTGCGGAGGATGAAGAAGATCCcaaaagaggagaagaaaagcgAAG CTTTTGcaaagaagctggaaccagcatATCAGGTGGATAAAGGTGGAAAGATCCGCTTGGTGGTCGATCTGGCCGACCCCACAGTTGAGCTGAAGTGGTACAAGAACGGACAGGAAATCAGACCCACTCCCAA TCAACGGAA GTATATTTTTGAGCATAAAGGCACACAAAGGATAATGGTCATCAACAACTGCAGCATGAATGATGACGCAGCTTATTCTGTAGCTGCGGGAGACGAGAAATGTGCCACAGAGCTGTTTGTCAAAG AGTTGCCAGTTAAGATAGTTAAAGGTATTGAGGCGGTGAAGACCACGGTGAATGAGAGGATTGAGCTGGAGTGCGAGGTGTCAGAGGAAGGTGCTCAAGTCAAATG GATGAAGAACGGTGTTGAGGTTCCAACAGGAGTGCGCTCCAGATACCGAGTTAAGTGTGAAGGAACAAAACACTTCTTGGTGATTGATGATGCCTCCAGGGAGGACACTGGGACATACTCAGTCATGGCTACCGGTGGCACATCTGAGGCTCGCATACAGGTTGACT TGAAACCGCTAAAGGTGCACCAGGACCTGCAGGATACGACTGTGATGCTGGGTCAACCCATCAAGCTGCTATGTGAGATTTCCCCCGGCAATGTCCCAGGTCGTTGGTACAGGAATGGACAGCTGGTCCAGCCCAATGACCGCATCAACATCATACACAGAAATAA GGTCCATCGTCTTGAAATTGCCAGCAGCTCCCTTCATGATGCAGGAGATTACACTTTTGTACCTGAGGGATATTCACAGAGCCTCTCTGCGAAACTTCACATCATTG ACCCACCAAGGGTGCACTTGGACAGCATGAACTTCCCAGACAACACGGTGACAATTGTGGCAGGAAACAAACTTCGCTTGGAGATCCCCATCAGTGGAGAACCAGCACCCAGGGTGGTGTGGATGAAGGGGGAAAGG GTGATTCTGGAGTCGGGCCAACGTGTCCGAGCTGAAACGTACGGCGACCAGACCAGCCTGACAATTGAGGTCACAGAGCGGGAGGACACGGGCAACTACAAGATAGTCCTGCAGAATGAGGCTGGTGAAGCCACAGCCAGCGTCAAAATCAAGGTTGTAG ACATCCCTGACCCTCCAGAGGCTCCCTTGGTCCCAGTGGTGGGAGGTGATTGGTGCTCCATGACATGGGAACCACCAAAATATGATGGAAGTTCACCAATATTAG GCTACTTCgtcgagagaaaaaagaaacaaagctcCAGATGGATGAGACTGAACTTTGACCTGATCAAAGAAACATCGTTCGAACCCAAGAAGATGATTGAAGGAGTGCCATATGAAGTGCGGATCTTTGCAGTCAATGCCATTGGTGTGTCCAAGCCCAGTGAACCATCCAAAGCCTTTACTCCCCTTG CTGTGACCAGTGAGCCCACCATGCTGGTCGTGGACGATGTGACAGACACCACAGTGACTGTGAAGTGGCGTCCTCCTGAAACCATCGGAGCTGCCGGTCTGGACGGATACTTAGTGGAGTACTGCATAGAAGGAA CTGATGATTGGATAGTATCCAACACGGAAGTAACAGAGAAGACCAGGTACACCATCACTGGGCTGACTCCAGGGTGTAAAATCTTAGTTCGAGTCAAAGCCCTAAATGCTGCCGGAGCCAGCACTCCACGGACCCTTCAGCACTCTATCCTGGTCAAAGAGGTTATTG AACCACCCAAGATCCGCGTCCCCCGACACTTGAAGCAGACATACACTCGCAGAGTTGGAGAAGCAGTCAACCTTGTAGTGCCATTTATG GGCAAACCCAGGCCAAAGGTCACCTGGCTGAAAGAGGGCAAGACCATAGAGCCTACCGACGTCAGCATCCGCAACACAGATTGTGACAGCATCATCTTTATCCGTAAAGCAGAACGCAGCCACTCTGGAAAGTACGAGATGAATGTGCAGGTTGAAAACCATGTGGACACTGCCATTCTTGACATACAAATCGTGG ACCTACCTGGGcctcctgtgtgtgtgacgATTGAAGATGTTTGGGGAGGAAATGTGGCTCTGGTCTGGACTCCTCCAAAAGACAACGGCAACGCTCCCATAACAGGCTATACCATTCAAAAAGCAGACAAGAAGACAATG GAATGGTTCACATGCATTGAGCACTACCATCGCACCTGCATCACAATCACAGAGCTGGTGGTAGGGAACGAGTACTTCTTCAGGATCTTCGCGGAGAACATGTGTGGCCTCAGCGAAACTGCCACCCAAACCAAAAAAAGCGCCCTCATCGTCAAAGAAG GGAATTTCCCACATGATACCGCTCAGCGCCAGTATCATGCACAACCCCATTCCTTTACCCTTACCCCAACAGGCTTGCAGATAAAAACGCACGATTACAATGACCACGACTTCAAGGAGGCGCCAAAGTTCACGCAGCCGCTGATCAACACTTTTGCCATCGCCGGCTACAACGCTACTCTCAACTGTAGTGTCCGTGCCAACCCAAAG GCCAAAGTGATCTGGATGAAGAATAAGATCGCCATCCTCGACGACCCGCGCTACCGCATGTTTAGTAACCAGGGAGTATGTACTCTGGAGATCAGGAAGCCCAGCCCCTATGATGGCGGCATGTACTCCTGCAAGGCCATCAACGACCTGGGAGAGGCCCAAGTGGAATGCAAGctggaggtcaaag gAGGCTTCACCTTCTGTGAACTCATGCAACGAGGAGTGCCACTACACCTGATTGACAAGTACTTGAACGAGACGAAGATTGTCGAGCAGGAGAAGTAA
- the mybpc1 gene encoding myosin-binding protein C, slow-type isoform X22 translates to MPEPTKKDEMPNGQPEVWSLGDGQGPEDLDKPIDSPPRSTLLIESPQSASVPVGGDITFVAKVEAKDLLRKPTIKWFKGKWMDLASKTGKHLQLKETFERLTKIHTFEMHIIKAKDNYAGNYRCEVTYKDKFDSCSFDLEVKEVEQGSQNVDIRSAFKRSSEGQDDAGELDFSGLLKHRNQREPKQDDTPEVDVWEILKNARPDQYEKIAFMYGITDLRGLLRRMKKIPKEEKKSEAFAKKLEPAYQVDKGGKIRLVVDLADPTVELKWYKNGQEIRPTPNQRKYIFEHKGTQRIMVINNCSMNDDAAYSVAAGDEKCATELFVKELPVKIVKGIEAVKTTVNERIELECEVSEEGAQVKWMKNGVEVPTGVRSRYRVKCEGTKHFLVIDDASREDTGTYSVMATGGTSEARIQVDLKPLKVHQDLQDTTVMLGQPIKLLCEISPGNVPGRWYRNGQLVQPNDRINIIHRNKVHRLEIASSSLHDAGDYTFVPEGYSQSLSAKLHIIDPPRVHLDSMNFPDNTVTIVAGNKLRLEIPISGEPAPRVVWMKGERVILESGQRVRAETYGDQTSLTIEVTEREDTGNYKIVLQNEAGEATASVKIKVVDIPDPPEAPLVPVVGGDWCSMTWEPPKYDGSSPILGYFVERKKKQSSRWMRLNFDLIKETSFEPKKMIEGVPYEVRIFAVNAIGVSKPSEPSKAFTPLAVTSEPTMLVVDDVTDTTVTVKWRPPETIGAAGLDGYLVEYCIEGTDDWIVSNTEVTEKTRYTITGLTPGCKILVRVKALNAAGASTPRTLQHSILVKEVIEPPKIRVPRHLKQTYTRRVGEAVNLVVPFMGKPRPKVTWLKEGKTIEPTDVSIRNTDCDSIIFIRKAERSHSGKYEMNVQVENHVDTAILDIQIVDLPGPPVCVTIEDVWGGNVALVWTPPKDNGNAPITGYTIQKADKKTMEWFTCIEHYHRTCITITELVVGNEYFFRIFAENMCGLSETATQTKKSALIVKEGNFPHDTAQRQYHAQPHSFTLTPTGLQIKTHDYNDHDFKEAPKFTQPLINTFAIAGYNATLNCSVRANPKAKVIWMKNKIAILDDPRYRMFSNQGVCTLEIRKPSPYDGGMYSCKAINDLGEAQVECKLEVKGGFTFCELMQRGVPLHLIDKYLNETKIVEQEK, encoded by the exons TGTGGTCTCTGGGAGACGGCCAGGGCCCAGAAGACCTGGATAAGCCCATTGACAGCCCACCACGGTCCACCCTACTGATAGAGAGCCCCCAAAGTGCCTCTGTCCCTGTGG GTGGAGACATCACCTTTGTTGCCAAGGTGGAGGCCAAAGATCTCCTCCGCAAACCCACCATCAAGTGGTTTAAAGGAAAATGGATGGATCTGGCCAGCAAGACAGGAAAGCACTTACAGCTGAAAGAGACCTTTGAACGATTGACCAAG ATCCACACATTTGAGATGCACATCATCAAGGCCAAAGACAACTATGCTggaaactacaggtgtgaagtCACCTACAAGGACAAGTTTGACAGCTGTTCCTTTGACTTGGAGGTTAAAG AAGTTGAACAAGGCTCACAGAATGTTGATATTCGATCAGCTTTCAAAAGAAG CAGTGAAGGACAAGACGATGCAGGGGAGCTTGACTTTAGTGGTCTCCTTAAACATAG AAATCAAAG GGAGCCGAAACAGGATGACACTCCAGAGGTGGATGTGTGGGAGATCCTGAAGAACGCCCGTCCAGATCAGTACGAAAAGATTGCCTTCATGTACGGCATCACAGATCTGAGGGGTCTGCTGCGGAGGATGAAGAAGATCCcaaaagaggagaagaaaagcgAAG CTTTTGcaaagaagctggaaccagcatATCAGGTGGATAAAGGTGGAAAGATCCGCTTGGTGGTCGATCTGGCCGACCCCACAGTTGAGCTGAAGTGGTACAAGAACGGACAGGAAATCAGACCCACTCCCAA TCAACGGAA GTATATTTTTGAGCATAAAGGCACACAAAGGATAATGGTCATCAACAACTGCAGCATGAATGATGACGCAGCTTATTCTGTAGCTGCGGGAGACGAGAAATGTGCCACAGAGCTGTTTGTCAAAG AGTTGCCAGTTAAGATAGTTAAAGGTATTGAGGCGGTGAAGACCACGGTGAATGAGAGGATTGAGCTGGAGTGCGAGGTGTCAGAGGAAGGTGCTCAAGTCAAATG GATGAAGAACGGTGTTGAGGTTCCAACAGGAGTGCGCTCCAGATACCGAGTTAAGTGTGAAGGAACAAAACACTTCTTGGTGATTGATGATGCCTCCAGGGAGGACACTGGGACATACTCAGTCATGGCTACCGGTGGCACATCTGAGGCTCGCATACAGGTTGACT TGAAACCGCTAAAGGTGCACCAGGACCTGCAGGATACGACTGTGATGCTGGGTCAACCCATCAAGCTGCTATGTGAGATTTCCCCCGGCAATGTCCCAGGTCGTTGGTACAGGAATGGACAGCTGGTCCAGCCCAATGACCGCATCAACATCATACACAGAAATAA GGTCCATCGTCTTGAAATTGCCAGCAGCTCCCTTCATGATGCAGGAGATTACACTTTTGTACCTGAGGGATATTCACAGAGCCTCTCTGCGAAACTTCACATCATTG ACCCACCAAGGGTGCACTTGGACAGCATGAACTTCCCAGACAACACGGTGACAATTGTGGCAGGAAACAAACTTCGCTTGGAGATCCCCATCAGTGGAGAACCAGCACCCAGGGTGGTGTGGATGAAGGGGGAAAGG GTGATTCTGGAGTCGGGCCAACGTGTCCGAGCTGAAACGTACGGCGACCAGACCAGCCTGACAATTGAGGTCACAGAGCGGGAGGACACGGGCAACTACAAGATAGTCCTGCAGAATGAGGCTGGTGAAGCCACAGCCAGCGTCAAAATCAAGGTTGTAG ACATCCCTGACCCTCCAGAGGCTCCCTTGGTCCCAGTGGTGGGAGGTGATTGGTGCTCCATGACATGGGAACCACCAAAATATGATGGAAGTTCACCAATATTAG GCTACTTCgtcgagagaaaaaagaaacaaagctcCAGATGGATGAGACTGAACTTTGACCTGATCAAAGAAACATCGTTCGAACCCAAGAAGATGATTGAAGGAGTGCCATATGAAGTGCGGATCTTTGCAGTCAATGCCATTGGTGTGTCCAAGCCCAGTGAACCATCCAAAGCCTTTACTCCCCTTG CTGTGACCAGTGAGCCCACCATGCTGGTCGTGGACGATGTGACAGACACCACAGTGACTGTGAAGTGGCGTCCTCCTGAAACCATCGGAGCTGCCGGTCTGGACGGATACTTAGTGGAGTACTGCATAGAAGGAA CTGATGATTGGATAGTATCCAACACGGAAGTAACAGAGAAGACCAGGTACACCATCACTGGGCTGACTCCAGGGTGTAAAATCTTAGTTCGAGTCAAAGCCCTAAATGCTGCCGGAGCCAGCACTCCACGGACCCTTCAGCACTCTATCCTGGTCAAAGAGGTTATTG AACCACCCAAGATCCGCGTCCCCCGACACTTGAAGCAGACATACACTCGCAGAGTTGGAGAAGCAGTCAACCTTGTAGTGCCATTTATG GGCAAACCCAGGCCAAAGGTCACCTGGCTGAAAGAGGGCAAGACCATAGAGCCTACCGACGTCAGCATCCGCAACACAGATTGTGACAGCATCATCTTTATCCGTAAAGCAGAACGCAGCCACTCTGGAAAGTACGAGATGAATGTGCAGGTTGAAAACCATGTGGACACTGCCATTCTTGACATACAAATCGTGG ACCTACCTGGGcctcctgtgtgtgtgacgATTGAAGATGTTTGGGGAGGAAATGTGGCTCTGGTCTGGACTCCTCCAAAAGACAACGGCAACGCTCCCATAACAGGCTATACCATTCAAAAAGCAGACAAGAAGACAATG GAATGGTTCACATGCATTGAGCACTACCATCGCACCTGCATCACAATCACAGAGCTGGTGGTAGGGAACGAGTACTTCTTCAGGATCTTCGCGGAGAACATGTGTGGCCTCAGCGAAACTGCCACCCAAACCAAAAAAAGCGCCCTCATCGTCAAAGAAG GGAATTTCCCACATGATACCGCTCAGCGCCAGTATCATGCACAACCCCATTCCTTTACCCTTACCCCAACAGGCTTGCAGATAAAAACGCACGATTACAATGACCACGACTTCAAGGAGGCGCCAAAGTTCACGCAGCCGCTGATCAACACTTTTGCCATCGCCGGCTACAACGCTACTCTCAACTGTAGTGTCCGTGCCAACCCAAAG GCCAAAGTGATCTGGATGAAGAATAAGATCGCCATCCTCGACGACCCGCGCTACCGCATGTTTAGTAACCAGGGAGTATGTACTCTGGAGATCAGGAAGCCCAGCCCCTATGATGGCGGCATGTACTCCTGCAAGGCCATCAACGACCTGGGAGAGGCCCAAGTGGAATGCAAGctggaggtcaaag gAGGCTTCACCTTCTGTGAACTCATGCAACGAGGAGTGCCACTACACCTGATTGACAAGTACTTGAACGAGACGAAGATTGTCGAGCAGGAGAAGTAA